Proteins found in one Methanobacterium sp. Maddingley MBC34 genomic segment:
- a CDS encoding methyltransferase family protein (PFAM: Methyltransferase domain) — translation MKHLLHIGNQHLKKGFSVLDIGAGTGFFIRDFLKGFKPRASSYTAIEPSKEHVHKIKQNFQAIPLELEIYNEIFTPQTDFKQKFDLIVMSHSLYWFMPDPEPYILNALKLLEEDGVAVMYLQTPYSASHILNLLFKNVLPENRTPNHEINSWTILDILDENNIHYKISNLPGTFNGNHLFKPGHKELLHELISFFLSIQAESTDYITLKRAEEALNKLSYKNGENVKLNLEVGAITVLGGIPKF, via the coding sequence TTGAAACACTTACTCCATATCGGAAATCAGCACTTAAAAAAGGGATTTTCTGTTCTGGACATTGGCGCCGGAACTGGATTTTTTATTAGGGACTTTTTAAAAGGATTCAAACCAAGAGCTTCCAGTTACACTGCCATAGAACCTTCAAAAGAACATGTGCATAAAATTAAGCAGAACTTCCAGGCCATTCCCCTAGAATTAGAGATCTACAATGAAATTTTCACCCCTCAAACTGATTTTAAACAAAAATTTGACCTTATTGTCATGTCCCACTCGTTATACTGGTTTATGCCCGACCCGGAACCCTATATTTTAAATGCTCTTAAATTATTAGAGGAAGATGGTGTTGCGGTGATGTACCTCCAAACACCTTATTCTGCTTCTCATATCTTAAACCTCTTATTTAAAAATGTACTTCCCGAAAACAGAACTCCAAACCATGAAATAAATAGTTGGACCATTCTGGATATCCTGGATGAGAATAATATCCATTATAAGATTTCCAATCTTCCCGGAACATTTAATGGGAATCACTTGTTCAAACCGGGACATAAGGAACTTTTACACGAACTTATATCATTTTTCCTATCAATTCAAGCTGAATCAACCGATTATATAACGCTTAAACGGGCTGAAGAAGCTTTGAATAAGCTATCTTACAAAAATGGTGAGAATGTTAAATTGAATTTGGAAGTAGGTGCCATTACCGTGTTAGGAGGTATTCCTAAATTTTAA